The genomic window GGGAATGTGGTGAGTGCTGAGGAAAAGCACAGAGATGGTGGGGTAGAGGAATGGTGGAAGGAGATGACAGGGTTGGGGAGGCTGAGGTTGGATAGCAGGTTATGAGGGTGACAGCAGAGTGGAGGTAGAGGGGGGAATGCATGCATTAATACCAAATGCTATGAGGAGATGGTGGAGTAGATGTCAGCAGGGTAACAGGGTTTGGGGGAAGACCAGGATTAGATTCAGTTGTGGGGCAAGGTTGTGAGGAGAGGAATGTTTGGAGGGGAGATGACAGGGCTATAGATCAGTACAGGGTGTttggcaggggatggggagacAGTGGGGATGAGGTTGAGTGGAGGAATGGAATGGGGGTGGAGAATAAAGGGAGGAGCTGGTAGGGTTGGGGTGAGTTCGAGAAGGTTATATATGTTTAGGGAGACAATGAGGTATGGGTGGGTTGGGGAACTGGTGGAAAAGATGAGGGAGATGACAGTGTTTATTAGAGTACATGCAGCATGGCTGGGACAGGGTGATAGTGAAAGTGCATACTGACAGTAGGGTTTGCAGGATGCAGGGTGGCTGTTGGTAGGGTGATGTGGTGACGTTCAGGGGACAGTAAACTTCAAAGTGGGTGGGGCGGGTGGCAGGTGTTTTGGGGTTCCTCAGAGTGGAATGGTGCCCTCCCAACACTCAGCAGTATGCCTGGGAATTCAGAGCTGAGCGTCCCTTCCCAGGGTAAACacatttccttctctgtcttccaGGTCTCCATTTTCCTATACATTCTGACTGACCATGCCTCGTGGGCGCAAGAGTAAGCTCAAGGCCTCTGAAAAGCGGCGCCAGGCCCGACTGGAGACCCAGGGCCATGCACTACCTCAATCCActaaagcagcagcagcagaagcctCGACTGAGGCAAGTGTGGCAGCAGCATCAATGCCCTTATTTGAGGCACTTTTGGCAGGAGCAGCAGAGGCCTCGGCTGAGGCACTTGTGGCAGGGGCAGCAGAAGCCTCGACCAAGGCAGTAGTGTCAGTAGAAACAAAGGCTTCAGCACAGGCAGCTGTAGCAGCTGGCAAGGCAGCCAAAGCCACCAAAGGAAAAGCTGCTGAAGTGGCTGCATCCATTGCACCGGTGGTATTGAAGAAAAGAGAAgccacaaagagaagaaaagctgAAGATGTGGGAAAGAAAACCTCTACTCCTCACCCTGTGCATGGTACTAAGGACCAGCCTCATGCAGCCTCTGCTGCCAATTTTAAGAAGGCCCAGGAAGAACAACCTGTGGCCACTTCTTCCAAGAGTCAAATAATGAAGCCATCTTTCGTTACAATCCCACTGTATCTAAATCCAGATGAGTTAGCCAGGAAGGCTGTCCTGCTGGAGCAGTTCCTGTTGTGCAAGttcaaaacaaagaaagtcaTTCTAAAGAAGGATATGCTAGAGATCATCGGTGCAGAGTTAGAAGGGCACTTTGATGAAATCCTAAAGAAAGCTTCAGTTCGCATTGAGATGGAGTTCGCTGTCAAAGTCATGGAAGTAGACCCAGTGATCCACTCCTTTGATCTGGTGAGCAAGATTAAACTCCCCAACAATGGGAGGCTGCATCCTGGACAGGGGCTCCCCAAGACCGGTCTTCTGATGAATATCCTGGGCATCATCTTCTTGAAGGGCAACTGCGCCACGGAGGAAGATCTCTGGAAATTCCTGGGCATGATGAAAGTATTTCCTGGAAGGAAGCACTCCATCTATGGGGAGCCGCGGAAGCTGATTACAATAGATCTGGTGAGGCTCAACTATCTGGAATATAGACAGATCCCCAAGAGTGATCCTCCACGCTTTGAGTTCCTCTGGGGCCCCAAAGCCTATGCTGAAACCAGCAAAAAGCAAGTCATGGAGTTTATGGCAACAATCATTTGCCAAGAACCCAGCTTATTACTGGCCCAGTACAAAGACCTTTTGAAAGAATAAGATAAGTAAGAACCCAAGTTACAGCTATAACCGATGAAGACAGAAACTTTGATTCCTCTATGACTGTGCAGGAATAGATTTTCATCCTTACTGAAGTCAGGTTTTTTCCTTTTACACAAGTTCTGATATCAGCATAGGCATTATATTCTTTGAAATTGCGGGAAATACCCCATAGTTAGTATGAAGGTGAAAGAAAAGTTACTATAATGTTCGTTTGTCAGGTACTTTTTCACAAGAAACAAGTTTTGCACCGTATTTCTTAGATTGttcattaaatttagaaaattacacTTAATATATTTAAGCTTGAAGTTCCCGACTTATTTACGCCACTGTGTGTTGTGTGCACTCTCTTCAATGCAAAGTGCTGTCACTAAGGGTGCTAAGTGGAAGAAATTTTAGCCTCTACTCAGAAATCTTGTGCCAGTCAGTTAGACTCACACAAGTAATATAACATAGAGGTGAAATTCAAAGGGGAAGGGGGGCAGATTCCTTATGCTTGTTGCTGAGTGGCAATTTTCTGAGTAGCAAGGCAGTATGGAAATTTAGGCATGTACAATTCctcctaaaatataaatttcattgGCACTATGAGTGGGCAAGATTCTGGAAGTTCTTAAAAATGTCAAAGCCTCAGATCCAAGGTGAGAGTCAAAACCCTGTGGTTAACGTACATTTTATGGCTAGTGAGGGCTTGACTCTAAGGTATAGTGAACATAACCAGGTGGCTTGGATTAAAGGATAATTGTACAAATGCTTTTTATGTGCACTAATTCTACTAGTTTTAGTTAGATGTAGCTAAAGATGACCATTCTACACCTCTACACCTGCATGAAGTAAAGCGCAAGAATATTGATCTATGTTGTTTTAGTTAGGGCCTTTTGGGATCTACAgagacagtactcagggcttacgtACGGTTCCATACACAGGCCTTCCCCCacagcaaggctcaggggaccatctgcgGTGTCCAGCgtagaacccaggttggacacCTACCTCCAAAGCATGTACTGTACTCAGTGCACTATCACTGTGACCCATAGCAAGTGATCAGTGCTATTTCCCTAATATTACTGAGTATTCAATGATATCTGTCTTTATAAATAATTCAAAGCAGGCAGTGGTATCATCCGAGATGAAAATGATAATAACCattgtcatttttaattatttcatacgATTCTcgagtttttttttcaaataatcttATGCATATACAGATACAACATATTCTAAGAGTcctataatgtaaaataattgaatttactTAACAGATAAAGAACTTACTATTTTCTCTAACTCGAAATATTGATTAGTTGTTGAACTGGTACTATATTCCTGGTCCAGTTCTGTCCAGAAGCTACACTAGTCTTACAGActgattcttcttttgtttggttggagGTTTCCCCAGCAGTACCCTGGGTGACCAGGGCTGTACATGGCAGTTCTTCAAACAATATATATTGCCTAGGAGTTACTTATGGGTTCTGTGTATACCAGGCATGTACTGTTCCTCTGAGCTATCATATGGTCTGACACTGTCTCTAATTTCACTCTTATTCTCCTAAAGAGAACccaggaaataaaagagggatGTGTAGCTAAGTCCCCAAAACAGCCCTCTTGGAAGGGATACTAAATGAGAGAAATTAAAGATTGGATATTTCTTTGAGACTTCTTTTCCCCAGACCCTTCATCACAGTGTGTTTTCCAGTACTTGGGAAATGATTTGCCAAGTTAGGCTTCATTTGTTTAACTCTGGCTTCCCCTTTGGGCTGCACTCTGCTCACAGTGGGGACAGACACTCTCTATTCCCTGTTCTCCCCCCTGATTGACGCAATATTTTCTGATGGGTCATTCCTTCACAATGTATTTCTCTTAGCTGGAACACTATTTATGTGGAAAATtggaaatctttctttttttctctgagtcTACTATTTCTCATTCACACAATGGATATTTTGGCTTAAGAGGACAGAGAGGCtagtgcttggggaacaatacTCTTTCTCGATGCCAGGGGCCATATCTTCCTCTGCAGAGCTGAAAATTATGTAAATGGTGGAAGAAGTTCTGTAAGTGGAATGCCACTAAGCATAGAGGATAATCAATAGGATATGTAGGATAGAGTGGGAACAGAAAAGAAAGTCAGAGGAGATCACTCTGGATTTTAGAAAGATTTGGAAGCATTCATttgtttacaaattaatttatatatgaagTATGTATAGCAAGTAGATAAGTAACAGTGTGACTTACATTTGGGGGACCAGGGAGAAAATTAGTGGCACATGCCCAAGGACCTAAGCAGATACCCATCACTGCATGGCTCTCTGTTACAATCAGGGATAGTCTTGGCACTACTGGGCCTGAAAAGATCTGCATTAACTGAGCAGGTCTTGAATCAGGAAGTCCAGTTGTGGCAGGGTGTGGACCTTGGCTTTTCTGAACATTGTCTATCACCAAAAAAGTGTTTCCACCTACTGTATCATATTGAGAAATCCTCATTTCGATCTAGAACAGGACAGTCTGTCATGGGAAAACGTGTTATTGGGAATGATAAAGAATTAAATATTGTCAGTAAAAAACATTTTACGCAACAAAATGAAAAGTTTGTCACGGCCTCCACTtcttacctatttttatttttggttcagcCCAATTAAATGCTACGTTACTTGGATTTGCCTTCTTTAGTTAAGACTTTAGGAGAAATGAAAAAGTAATCAATGTGAAAATGTGTTAAGTTATTCCCTTAACAATAATTGGGCTTCCCCTTTTGAAAATTCTTTCTTCTGAGACTGGGAATGgtacaatatattttttcattttgcagcAGTATCCTAATAAGGATGATGATAAGATATAGTAAAACAGATCATTGACAATTAAGACTGAGGTTCTTAGGCTTTTTTTCTAACAAGGccattaatttgaattttttcctatacatttcacttatttttaaaaatttttacaaatcaATGAGAAGATCTTTTCTGATACTCCCTTTGTCTAAAAAGATGTATTAAGCTATGCTCAGTGGTAGAAATTTTGAATATTATAGTGGGTTAATATTGAAAATAGAAGTTCTTTTCCAATCATGGCTCCTTTTTGCTTCTTGTGCTTTATGTCTGATTTTTGTACCATTTTTGGGGGGAATGCCTCCCAGATAGTGCTCCAGGGCTGCTTCCTGAGGTATGTGGCAGGGTGACTAGACACTTCATTGCAGGGCTGGATGTTATGTTGCTTCCAGGGTCCACCAGGGCCTACCTAAAGGCCTACCGAAGTATGCTACCAGGTGAACAAATTGTTTTTCTAAGCTGTGTTATTTGCTCTATGTGGCCAGTCTCACTGTCAGGGGAGTGAAGCTTCTGGATAGATTACTTAGGAATTACTGCCCAGTGAGAGGAACTCCCTACATACCTTCCCCATGACAGCTGTCAAGATGAACTGGCTGAATGAAGGTGTCAACTTCTGCTGCATGGGGAGAAGGTGTGAGGAGACTGAGCACGCACCTCCTCCAGGCAGCAAAGTGTCACTCGGGTTCTTTCAAAAAGATATGTTGGTTTCTCTGTTGATAAACATTCTACACCCTCAACCTGCTCATTGGCAGGAGCTGAGCTGTCCTGTAAGTGGGTGCTGTGTGCCAATGGGGCCAAATTGGCTTCTACCTTTGCACCGTGTCCAGAGATCCTGGCAGGAAGCACTCACTAGCCATGAGAGGGTACCAAGATCAGGGCCCATCTTTGAAGTGCGTGGTGTCCTGATGCACTGGATGTGACTGGACTGGATGGAAGGAGAGAAACAATATGAGGGGGAGGAGGATAAAGTGTCCTGCCTGTCCATATTATCACTGACCCCATTCAAGGAGAGGCTAATAGGACACTGAGCTGGCCACATGCCTCCATCCCATAATCACCAGCCTCCCAGAACCTCAACTTCTCTTACCACTGGACAAGTACAACCTTACAGGGGGCTTTCAGAATTAGAAGCCTTCTTCCTACTAAGCAAAATAGGGATAATTAGTTAACTAATTGCTAGTGATCCTGCCGTGATTTTGCAGACCTTGAAAGAAAGCCTGCAGGACATCATCATTTGCACcgtattttatcttattattttctatttgtattctctttttggggggaatattTTAGTCACCACGAAATGACAAAGATATTCCTCACTAGGTCTCAGGAATACTTGGTTTTAACACTGCTCCTATGACTAGCATCCAATATCAAGGCCAATGTGAAGATGGAACATGCCAAGAAATATCACTGAGGGATGATGGGCTGTTTTATTTTGTGAAGTGTTGTTGAGCCACACCGGAtaagctcaaggcttactcctggctctctgctcgggTATCACTCCTCTTGGTGCTTAGAGGGGATCATTGGAGGTTCAGGGCATCAAACCAGATTTGGCTTGTACAAAGCAAGGACCGTAAACTCTGTCCTTTTTTCCTACTCCTTACCCTCcaacttctcttcccttttttcctccccattcctttccttctccttctcccttacCTCTCACCCTGGACAAGGTTTTTACCGTTTGTTTAAAAGCAAGActaagcacagctggtagggcgtttgcctagcacatggcttgcccaggttctatccccagcatcccatatggtcccttcagcctgccaggagtaacccctgagcatggctgcgtgtgccttccccaaaacaaaaataaaaatgagaccaTGGAGAGTGAGCTGCTATCAGACTGACTGGTTTCTTAGCATCTCAAACCTTCTCTCCCTTTAGGTTCAAGCAAAGATAAGGAAAGTCTTGCTTGCATCAATATTTGCCTCTGCCAATTTCCTTCCAAATTTCAACTGATTAGGATTATGCCTGGACTTCTCTTACTGACCTGTAGCAATTTGATGTATTTCTTTAATGCCCAGAACTAAAATGTAAAACAACTCCGTTTGTTGCAATGGGTTCTACCGTTCCGTGAGAGCCTGTTTTACTATGTGGGCAGTTGACACATCTGACCTTTCACTTCTTTTAATTTGTCTGTTTGCAAGGTACCTAACACGAAGCCTGAGTTGAGATTAAGTCTTCTAGGATAGTGAGTCCGTTCTATGTGTGAAAAAGGTTAAGAGCCACTGTTGCAGCATATAATTTTGAGTAGAACGTAGATGTGTGCATGATATTGTCAAGACCCCCAGAACAATGTGctagatttttaattttgttttgttttgtttttttttgttgttgttgttggggcataatagtagtgttcagggctaactACTGACagtgaactcaggaatcactcctggagtctcagggaccataaatgatgccagagattaaaactggttcagcagcatgcaaggctgtgctacAACTGTGGCCTCTCGGAAGCTTTCTAAAGCCCTTCTTTCCAAACCTTTTGGTCTAGCTACTATTTACACGATTAGCCCTTTTTTACCTTAGACAACAGTGACTAACATATTCATTTTGAAATGTCTTTTTAAGCTTCTCCTCATGGAGAGtcttaaattaaaagtaataggACTATTTTTACGCTTAGTTCTCTAGGAAAAACAGTAATTTTTCCTCCTCTTTAGCTTTAGGAACCCATTCTGGAAAGCTAGCTCCCATTCTGTCTTTCCACTGACTGATGGAGTCAGTATGGGAGAAgtaaaataataacacaaaattCTCCTACCTGGATTCAGCTACAGTTTCTTGATTGTGTGCTCTCCCTCTTTATTGTGAAAATAGGATGTTTCTAGCTTTCTAAAAAAGTTGAATGCTTCTGCCAGAggttttttttacattatatatatttcacatacagattattacattattacctatgatataaaatatatattgatatataatatatatttatatacaaaaccCATATAATATGGATAGTATAATAAATGATAAtctttggtttttaaaaaatattaagattttgAAATACCTTCATGTAACAGtctaaatacacacacaaacaaagtGGAAGGTAGGTAGAGAATTTCTATGGCCTTTATTGAACATAAGATCGCAATGAAtcctttcctttcttaaaaatagaaatttggtcTCTCGACTGTACTGGGTTTTGCTGACGTCATTATCCATAAACACTACCATATCATCTAGGGTCCCCTCTTTAATCTGACCAAAACTGCCCCCCATAGGCCTTGTTTACTCACATTATTCCTAGTGTACCTCCTGACAATTTTATACTTTGgggacagacctgaatttagacaATGGATTATGGACCATTCTAGTGAAATCTTCTTAATTATCTGATTCAAGACAATATCTCCAAAGGCAATCACATTTTTGGTTTCCTTCAGGGAAGTTACAAGTTCAATCTGGTAGTGCTGATTTGTGCGGGATCATGGTACGGGGATATAACTCATCCATTACCAGTTGTGGAGTGCACATCTTTTCAGGGGAGTTTCTGAGAAACCAGAGGGTGCTCCGTCATTGGTAACATAAACAGAAACTATAGTTTTGACGTGTTTCTTGTTCTGAAAGGTCTTGTTCTGAGTACCAAAACTCACTCCATTTTAATGGCT from Suncus etruscus isolate mSunEtr1 chromosome X, mSunEtr1.pri.cur, whole genome shotgun sequence includes these protein-coding regions:
- the LOC125998775 gene encoding melanoma-associated antigen B5-like, whose amino-acid sequence is MPRGRKSKLKASEKRRQARLETQGHALPQSTKAAAAEASTEASVAAASMPLFEALLAGAAEASAEALVAGAAEASTKAVVSVETKASAQAAVAAGKAAKATKGKAAEVAASIAPVVLKKREATKRRKAEDVGKKTSTPHPVHGTKDQPHAASAANFKKAQEEQPVATSSKSQIMKPSFVTIPLYLNPDELARKAVLLEQFLLCKFKTKKVILKKDMLEIIGAELEGHFDEILKKASVRIEMEFAVKVMEVDPVIHSFDLVSKIKLPNNGRLHPGQGLPKTGLLMNILGIIFLKGNCATEEDLWKFLGMMKVFPGRKHSIYGEPRKLITIDLVRLNYLEYRQIPKSDPPRFEFLWGPKAYAETSKKQVMEFMATIICQEPSLLLAQYKDLLKE